A window of Polaromonas hydrogenivorans contains these coding sequences:
- a CDS encoding NADP-dependent malic enzyme, which yields MLTPSAAMPHDLDTERNEKRAELRRAALEYHEFPTPGKIAISATKQLTNQRDLALAYSPGVAAPCEEIVKDPNAAFKYTSRGNLVAVITNGTAVLGLGDIGPLASKPVMEGKGVLFKKFAGVDVFDIEIDEKDPAKLVEIIASLEPTFGAINLEDIKAPDCFYVERELRKRMKIPVFHDDQHGTAITVGAAMINALKVAGKDPKKVKLVTSGAGAAALACLGLLLKLGIPRENIYVTDLAGVVYEGRTELMDEDKIQFAQPTQARTLGEIIEGADVFLGLSAGGVLKKEMVAKMAARPIIFALANPNPEITPEDVKSVRDDAIIATGRSDYPNQVNNVLCFPYIFRGALDAGASTITIEMEIAAVHAIAELAQAEQSEVVAAAYIGEKLTFGPEYLIPKPFDPRLMMKIAPAVAQAAADSGVALRPIADMDHYRERLQSFVYASGTIMKPIFTAAKVAARKRVAYAEGEEERVLRACQIVVDENLARPTLIGRPAIIAQRIEKFGLRLKEELDYDVVNVEQDHRYRDFWQTYHRLTERSGVTAQMAKIEMRRRLTLIAGMLLLKGDVDGLICGTWGTTAHHLAYLDQVIGKREGVNTYACMNGLMLPGRQVFLLDTHVNYDPTAEQLAEITTMAAEEMMRFGIKPKAALLSHSNFGSSNHPSALKMRRTLELLREQTPWLEVDGEMHGDVALDAEGRRLIMPNSTLTGEANLLVLPNIDAANISYNLLKTAAGGNIAIGPVLLGANKPMHILTPTATVRRIVNMTALTVADANAAR from the coding sequence ATGCTCACCCCATCCGCTGCGATGCCCCACGATCTTGATACCGAGCGCAACGAAAAGCGCGCCGAACTGCGCCGCGCCGCGCTGGAATACCATGAGTTTCCAACCCCCGGCAAGATTGCCATTTCCGCCACCAAGCAGCTGACCAACCAGCGCGATCTGGCGCTGGCCTATTCGCCCGGCGTGGCCGCGCCCTGCGAGGAAATCGTCAAGGACCCGAACGCCGCCTTCAAATACACCAGCCGGGGCAACCTGGTCGCCGTCATCACCAACGGCACGGCGGTTCTGGGCCTGGGCGACATCGGCCCGCTGGCCTCCAAGCCGGTCATGGAGGGCAAGGGCGTGCTGTTCAAGAAGTTCGCCGGCGTCGATGTGTTCGACATCGAGATCGACGAGAAAGACCCGGCCAAACTGGTTGAGATCATCGCCTCGCTGGAGCCGACCTTCGGCGCCATCAACCTCGAAGACATCAAGGCGCCGGACTGCTTTTATGTCGAGCGCGAGCTGCGCAAGCGCATGAAAATCCCGGTCTTTCACGACGACCAGCACGGCACGGCCATCACCGTCGGCGCGGCCATGATCAACGCCCTGAAGGTCGCCGGCAAGGACCCGAAAAAAGTCAAGCTCGTGACCTCTGGCGCGGGCGCGGCGGCGCTGGCCTGCCTGGGCCTGCTGCTCAAGCTGGGCATTCCGCGCGAGAACATCTACGTGACCGACCTGGCCGGCGTGGTCTATGAAGGCCGCACCGAGCTGATGGATGAGGACAAGATCCAGTTCGCCCAGCCCACGCAAGCCCGCACGCTGGGCGAAATCATCGAAGGCGCGGATGTCTTTCTGGGTCTTTCAGCCGGCGGCGTGCTGAAGAAAGAGATGGTCGCGAAGATGGCGGCCCGCCCCATCATTTTTGCGCTGGCCAACCCGAACCCGGAAATCACGCCCGAAGATGTCAAATCGGTGCGCGATGACGCCATCATCGCCACCGGCCGCAGCGACTACCCGAACCAGGTCAACAACGTCCTGTGCTTCCCGTATATCTTTCGCGGCGCACTGGATGCCGGCGCATCGACCATCACCATCGAGATGGAAATCGCCGCCGTCCACGCCATTGCCGAGCTGGCGCAGGCCGAGCAGAGCGAAGTGGTCGCCGCCGCCTACATCGGCGAAAAGCTGACCTTCGGCCCTGAATACCTGATTCCCAAGCCGTTTGATCCGCGCCTGATGATGAAGATTGCACCGGCGGTGGCGCAGGCCGCTGCCGACAGCGGCGTGGCGCTGCGGCCCATCGCCGACATGGACCACTACCGCGAGCGCCTGCAAAGCTTTGTCTATGCCTCCGGCACGATCATGAAGCCGATTTTCACGGCGGCCAAGGTCGCGGCCCGCAAGCGCGTGGCCTATGCCGAAGGCGAGGAAGAGCGCGTGCTGCGCGCCTGCCAGATCGTGGTGGACGAAAACCTGGCCCGGCCCACGCTGATCGGCCGCCCGGCCATCATCGCCCAGCGGATTGAAAAGTTCGGCCTGCGCCTGAAGGAAGAACTCGACTACGACGTGGTCAATGTCGAGCAGGACCACCGCTACCGCGACTTCTGGCAGACCTACCACCGCCTGACCGAGCGCAGCGGCGTGACGGCGCAGATGGCCAAGATTGAAATGCGCCGCCGCCTGACCTTGATTGCTGGCATGCTGCTGCTCAAGGGCGATGTGGACGGCCTGATCTGCGGCACCTGGGGCACGACGGCCCATCATCTGGCCTATCTGGACCAGGTCATCGGCAAGCGCGAAGGCGTCAATACCTATGCCTGTATGAACGGGCTGATGCTGCCCGGCCGCCAGGTGTTCCTGCTCGACACCCACGTCAACTACGACCCGACGGCCGAGCAGCTGGCCGAAATCACCACCATGGCGGCCGAGGAAATGATGCGCTTCGGCATCAAGCCCAAGGCCGCGCTGCTGTCGCATTCCAACTTCGGCTCGTCCAACCACCCGAGCGCCCTGAAAATGCGCCGCACGCTCGAACTGCTGCGCGAGCAGACGCCCTGGCTCGAAGTCGATGGCGAAATGCATGGCGACGTGGCGCTGGATGCCGAGGGCCGCCGCCTCATCATGCCCAACAGCACGCTGACCGGCGAAGCCAACCTGCTGGTGCTGCCCAATATTGACGCCGCCAACATTTCCTACAACCTGCTCAAGACCGCAGCCGGCGGCAACATTGCCATTGGCCCGGTGCTGCTGGGCGCCAACAAGCCGATGCACATCCTGACGCCAACGGCCACCGTGCGCCGGATTGTCAACATGACGGCACTCACGGTCGCGGACGCCAACGCCGCACGCTAA
- a CDS encoding barstar family protein: protein METPLRKDDEIPLKGIRPNIVQSIRAFRVPELQDAATKLNQHFLYANLGNAQSKQDILDMIAAQYTFPAHVGKNFDALYDCMTDLVHKSGPQPGFIVVLEQIPAHAKFDKEAREQLLDIFRDAADYWADRKIPFRCFYSFL from the coding sequence ATGGAAACACCACTTCGTAAGGACGACGAAATACCATTGAAGGGCATCCGGCCCAACATTGTTCAGTCCATACGCGCCTTCCGTGTGCCCGAATTGCAGGACGCCGCCACGAAGCTGAACCAGCATTTTCTGTATGCCAACCTGGGCAACGCCCAGAGCAAACAGGACATTCTGGACATGATCGCGGCCCAGTACACCTTCCCGGCGCATGTCGGCAAGAACTTCGATGCCTTGTACGACTGCATGACGGACCTGGTTCACAAATCAGGCCCGCAGCCCGGCTTCATCGTCGTGCTGGAGCAGATTCCTGCGCATGCCAAATTCGACAAGGAAGCACGCGAGCAACTGCTCGACATCTTCCGGGATGCAGCCGACTACTGGGCGGATCGCAAGATACCGTTCAGATGCTTCTATTCTTTTCTGTAG
- the rsmA gene encoding 16S rRNA (adenine(1518)-N(6)/adenine(1519)-N(6))-dimethyltransferase RsmA, translating to MKHIARKRFGQHFLTDRLIIEGIVEAIAPLPGQPMVEIGPGLAAMTRPLVERLGHLTVIELDRDLARQLRSHPQLTVIESDVLRVDFMQLAEQVQSACTLRGAAPQTPRPCKLRVVGNLPYNISTPILFHLLDAVEVIEDQHFMLQKEVIDRMVASPSTSDYGRLSVMLQWRYAMENVLYVPPQSFDPPPRVDSAIVRMVPHADPARLDVKLLSELVRVAFSQRRKLLRHTLGQWLEQHAFSGEFDVKRRAEEVPVAEYLALAQQVQAGTAQPEKIELL from the coding sequence GTGAAGCACATTGCACGCAAACGCTTCGGCCAGCATTTCCTGACCGACCGGCTGATCATCGAAGGCATCGTGGAGGCGATTGCGCCTTTGCCCGGTCAGCCGATGGTCGAGATCGGGCCTGGCCTGGCCGCGATGACGCGGCCGCTGGTCGAGCGCCTCGGGCACCTGACGGTGATCGAGCTGGACCGCGACCTGGCGCGCCAGCTGCGCTCGCATCCGCAACTGACGGTCATCGAATCCGATGTGCTGCGGGTGGATTTCATGCAGCTGGCCGAGCAGGTCCAGTCCGCCTGCACGTTGCGCGGCGCTGCCCCGCAAACCCCCCGGCCTTGCAAATTGCGCGTGGTCGGCAATCTGCCCTACAACATCTCCACGCCCATCCTGTTTCACCTGCTTGATGCGGTCGAGGTGATTGAAGACCAGCATTTCATGCTGCAAAAGGAAGTCATCGACCGCATGGTCGCGTCGCCCTCGACCAGTGACTACGGCCGCCTGAGCGTGATGCTGCAGTGGCGCTATGCCATGGAAAATGTCTTGTATGTGCCGCCGCAGAGCTTTGACCCGCCGCCGCGCGTGGACAGCGCCATCGTGCGCATGGTGCCGCATGCCGATCCGGCCAGGCTGGACGTCAAGCTGCTCAGCGAGCTGGTGCGGGTCGCCTTCAGCCAGCGCCGCAAACTGCTGCGCCACACGCTGGGCCAATGGCTGGAGCAACATGCGTTTTCTGGCGAGTTCGACGTCAAGCGGCGCGCCGAAGAAGTTCCGGTGGCCGAGTACCTGGCGCTGGCGCAGCAGGTGCAGGCCGGAACGGCGCAGCCCGAAAAAATCGAACTGCTATAA
- a CDS encoding peptidylprolyl isomerase codes for MTKHRFLTVRPLAAALALVLALPLAAVQAQLARPSATPRLVVPAAPAGNVAPRAGAQQQADFIVVVVNSEPITNNEVRTKLMRTEQQLKQQGIALPPRSELLPQLLERMISDKAQLQAAQATGLKIDDNAVEGAVQTVARQNQITVDELRRRLKADGIDYAQFRSEIRDELLISRLRQREVESRINVSEMEIDDYLRSQEGKPGAAGAAPAALNLAEILVAVPENATPDQVASLQAKAQQVLERARSGADFAALATEASAAASRSNGGQIGLRSADRYPPLFVEATQSLPAGGLAGPVRSAAGFHILKVIEKRQGGLPDAVITQTHARHILLRLTPQLTEAAAVEKLAGFKKRIVAGQADFAALARENSQDASAKQGGDLGWVPGGAFVPEFEKVMNALAPNQISDPLVSRFGVHLVQVLERREAPVSPRDQREMVRGQLREKKQNEAYVRWAEDIRGRAYVEFREQPQ; via the coding sequence ATGACTAAACACCGCTTTTTGACTGTCCGGCCGCTGGCCGCCGCGCTGGCGCTCGTGCTGGCGCTGCCCCTGGCCGCCGTGCAGGCCCAGCTCGCCCGGCCTTCGGCCACGCCGCGCCTGGTGGTGCCGGCCGCGCCGGCGGGCAATGTCGCGCCACGCGCAGGCGCCCAGCAGCAGGCCGACTTCATCGTGGTGGTGGTCAATTCCGAGCCGATCACCAACAATGAAGTGCGCACCAAGCTGATGCGGACCGAGCAGCAACTGAAGCAGCAGGGCATCGCCCTGCCGCCGCGCAGCGAGCTGCTGCCGCAGCTGCTGGAGCGCATGATCAGCGACAAGGCGCAGCTGCAGGCCGCGCAGGCAACGGGCCTGAAGATCGACGACAACGCCGTCGAGGGCGCGGTCCAGACGGTCGCCCGCCAGAACCAGATCACGGTCGATGAGTTGCGCCGCCGCCTGAAGGCCGACGGCATCGACTATGCCCAGTTCCGCTCGGAGATTCGTGACGAACTCTTGATCAGCCGGCTGCGCCAGCGCGAAGTCGAGTCGCGCATCAACGTCAGCGAGATGGAAATCGACGACTACCTGCGCAGCCAGGAAGGCAAGCCGGGCGCGGCCGGTGCGGCCCCGGCGGCGCTCAACCTGGCTGAAATCCTGGTGGCGGTGCCTGAAAATGCCACGCCCGACCAGGTCGCCAGCCTGCAGGCCAAGGCCCAGCAGGTGCTGGAGCGCGCCCGCTCCGGTGCCGACTTCGCCGCGCTGGCGACCGAGGCTTCGGCGGCGGCTTCGCGCAGCAATGGCGGCCAGATCGGCCTGCGCAGCGCCGACCGCTATCCGCCGCTGTTTGTCGAGGCGACGCAAAGCCTGCCCGCGGGCGGCCTGGCCGGTCCGGTGCGCAGCGCCGCCGGGTTTCACATCCTGAAGGTGATCGAGAAGCGGCAGGGCGGTTTGCCCGATGCGGTCATCACGCAAACCCATGCCCGCCACATCCTGCTGCGGCTGACGCCCCAGCTCACCGAAGCCGCCGCCGTGGAAAAACTCGCCGGCTTCAAGAAGCGCATCGTGGCCGGCCAGGCCGACTTTGCAGCCCTGGCGCGCGAAAACAGCCAGGATGCCTCGGCCAAGCAGGGCGGCGACCTGGGCTGGGTGCCTGGCGGCGCTTTCGTGCCGGAATTTGAAAAGGTCATGAACGCGCTGGCGCCCAACCAGATCTCCGACCCGCTGGTGTCGCGCTTCGGCGTTCACCTGGTGCAGGTGCTGGAACGCCGCGAGGCACCGGTTTCGCCGCGTGACCAGCGCGAGATGGTGCGCGGCCAGCTGCGCGAGAAAAAGCAGAACGAAGCCTATGTGCGCTGGGCCGAGGACATCCGCGGCCGCGCCTACGTGGAATTCCGCGAGCAACCCCAGTGA
- a CDS encoding LPS-assembly protein LptD: MRRASHSSFILSPVARAVSRLAMLATLGLAAAGAGHAQAPAGAESAVPASPLTLKSTPMLAEGVSKAPEDEGPTFVFGDRISGRPDLETVIEGNAELRRGATSMRADRIEYYQPDDQLKSTGHVRINNAGNRFEGPELQLKLDRFEGFFTTPRYSFLQNGGNGQAERVDFIDDKHLTAHRATYTTCERNNEESWKPAWELTATRVDFDLDQEVGVATGAVVRFKDVPILAFPKVSFPLSDKRKSGLLPPTLGLGSLNGLEIRQPYYFDIAPNRDATFSPAVMSKRGVDLAGEFRYLEPTYKGQLSANVLPGDKLRGRDRWSYSLQHVGAIDTGVSAIGGVGLNLNLNKVSDNDYWRDFPVATGQVTQRLLTQDASLSWSKGYFSSSVRALKWQTLQDVSSPIIPPYDRLPQLTAAYTRFDAPLLGLGNGFDWSAEADFTRFSADPALTKQPNGSRAFSRLQVSRPWLAPWGYITPKVQLHASSYQFDSPLANGATSASRVVPTFSLDGGLQFERDASYFGRSFTQTLEPRAFYVRTPYRDQSFLPNYDSGVNSFNFATVFTENAFVGNDRISDANLLTLGVTSRLLDPATGAEAVRLGIAQRLRFDDQRVSLPALGTTPVPGALPVTDRVSDLLVGASVNWVPQWTFDSTVQYNPKIRQSELASIGVRYNPGNYRTVSAAFRRQRNISEQIDVGWQWPINDLWGDKGQDLGAGRGQGGGRYYSVGRLNYSTLEKKLVDAVVGIEYDGCCWIGRVVLQRSQNSTATASTRILFQLEMVGFSRIGSSPLETLKTNVPRYQYLRDKISPPSRFTTYD, translated from the coding sequence ATGCGCCGCGCATCCCACTCCTCCTTTATTCTTTCCCCGGTGGCCCGTGCTGTCTCCCGGCTGGCGATGCTCGCCACGCTGGGGCTGGCCGCCGCCGGAGCAGGCCATGCGCAGGCGCCGGCCGGGGCCGAAAGCGCCGTTCCGGCCTCTCCGCTGACGCTCAAAAGCACGCCCATGCTGGCCGAGGGCGTTTCGAAAGCGCCGGAAGATGAAGGCCCGACGTTTGTCTTCGGCGACCGGATTTCAGGCCGGCCGGACCTGGAAACGGTGATCGAGGGCAATGCCGAACTGCGCCGTGGCGCCACGTCCATGCGCGCCGACCGCATCGAGTACTACCAGCCCGATGACCAGCTCAAGAGCACGGGCCATGTCCGCATCAACAACGCCGGCAACCGCTTTGAAGGCCCTGAGCTGCAGCTCAAGCTGGACCGTTTTGAAGGCTTTTTCACCACGCCGCGCTATTCTTTCCTGCAAAACGGCGGCAACGGCCAGGCCGAGCGGGTCGATTTCATCGACGACAAGCACCTGACCGCGCACCGCGCCACCTACACCACCTGCGAGCGCAACAACGAGGAAAGCTGGAAGCCCGCCTGGGAGCTGACCGCCACGCGCGTTGACTTTGACCTGGACCAGGAAGTCGGCGTGGCCACCGGCGCCGTCGTGCGCTTCAAGGACGTGCCGATCCTGGCCTTTCCCAAGGTCAGCTTTCCGCTCAGCGACAAGCGCAAGTCGGGCTTGCTGCCGCCCACGCTGGGCCTGGGTTCGCTCAACGGCCTTGAAATCCGCCAGCCGTATTACTTTGACATCGCGCCGAACCGGGATGCGACCTTTTCGCCCGCTGTCATGAGCAAGCGCGGCGTCGATCTGGCCGGCGAATTCCGCTACCTGGAGCCCACCTACAAGGGCCAGCTGAGCGCCAATGTGCTGCCTGGCGACAAGCTGCGGGGCCGTGACCGCTGGTCGTATTCGCTGCAGCATGTCGGTGCCATCGACACCGGCGTGTCGGCCATCGGCGGGGTGGGGCTGAACCTGAACCTGAACAAGGTCAGCGACAACGACTACTGGCGCGATTTTCCGGTCGCCACGGGCCAGGTCACGCAGCGGCTGCTGACCCAGGATGCGTCGCTGAGCTGGAGCAAGGGCTATTTTTCCTCGTCGGTGCGGGCGCTCAAGTGGCAGACGCTGCAGGATGTCAGCTCGCCGATCATCCCGCCCTATGACCGCCTGCCGCAACTGACCGCGGCCTATACCCGTTTCGATGCCCCGCTGCTCGGGCTGGGCAACGGGTTCGACTGGTCGGCCGAGGCTGATTTCACCCGTTTTTCGGCCGACCCGGCCTTGACCAAGCAGCCCAACGGCAGCCGCGCCTTCAGCCGGCTGCAGGTCAGCCGTCCGTGGCTGGCGCCGTGGGGCTACATCACACCCAAGGTGCAGCTGCATGCCAGCAGCTACCAGTTCGACTCGCCGCTGGCCAATGGCGCCACGTCGGCCTCGCGCGTGGTGCCGACCTTCAGCCTGGACGGCGGCCTGCAGTTCGAGCGCGATGCCAGCTACTTTGGCCGCAGCTTCACGCAGACGCTGGAGCCGCGCGCTTTTTATGTGCGCACGCCTTACCGCGACCAAAGCTTTCTGCCCAATTACGACTCGGGCGTCAACAGCTTCAACTTCGCCACCGTCTTCACCGAAAACGCCTTTGTCGGCAACGACCGCATCTCGGACGCCAATTTGCTGACCCTGGGCGTGACCTCGCGCCTGCTGGACCCGGCCACCGGCGCCGAGGCGGTGCGGCTGGGCATTGCCCAGCGCCTGCGCTTTGACGACCAGCGCGTCAGCCTGCCGGCGCTCGGCACCACGCCCGTGCCCGGCGCCTTGCCGGTGACCGACCGCGTCAGCGACCTGCTGGTGGGCGCATCGGTCAACTGGGTGCCGCAGTGGACGTTCGACAGCACGGTCCAGTACAACCCCAAGATCAGGCAGTCCGAGCTGGCCTCCATCGGCGTGCGCTACAACCCGGGCAACTACCGCACCGTCAGCGCCGCATTTCGCCGCCAGCGCAACATCAGCGAGCAGATCGACGTCGGCTGGCAGTGGCCCATCAACGACCTGTGGGGCGACAAGGGCCAGGACCTGGGCGCCGGACGCGGCCAGGGCGGCGGGCGCTACTACAGCGTGGGCCGGCTGAACTACAGCACGCTGGAGAAAAAGCTGGTCGATGCGGTGGTCGGCATTGAGTACGATGGCTGCTGCTGGATTGGCCGCGTGGTGCTGCAGCGCTCGCAAAACAGCACCGCGACCGCCAGCACCCGAATCCTGTTCCAGCTTGAAATGGTCGGTTTTTCGCGCATCGGCTCCAGCCCGCTCGAAACGCTCAAGACCAACGTCCCACGCTACCAGTACTTGCGTGACAAAATCAGCCCTCCCAGCCGCTTTACCACTTATGACTAA
- a CDS encoding aminoglycoside phosphotransferase family protein has translation MTASPPDWLDPARASAFAHWLAAVAPQHALQTDTVRLASADASFRRYFRIDAAAGTASFIIMDAPPAQEDCAPFVKVAGLMADAGLSAPRVLAWDQPLGFMLLSDLGAQTMLDVIAPPAAVDARVEATPAHFDLYMQAVDVLVQWQLASKPGVLPPYDDALLSRELALFPEWYVGKHRGFALDAGLTSKLEPLFAQIKASNLQSLDGARVYVHRDFMPRNLMVDQNGDLGVLDFQDAVYGPITYDIASLMRDAFLSWEEEFVLDITVRYWQRARKAGLPVGDDFGEFYRAVEWMGLQRHLKVLGIFARLTLRDGKPKYLADTPRFIRYARATCARYRQLGPLMVLLDEIEGNETRVGYTF, from the coding sequence ATGACCGCTTCCCCTCCCGACTGGCTCGACCCCGCGCGCGCCAGCGCCTTTGCCCACTGGCTGGCCGCCGTGGCGCCGCAACACGCCCTGCAAACCGATACCGTCCGGCTGGCCTCGGCCGATGCCAGCTTTCGGCGCTATTTCCGCATTGACGCGGCCGCTGGCACGGCCAGCTTCATCATCATGGATGCGCCGCCGGCCCAGGAAGACTGCGCGCCTTTCGTCAAGGTGGCCGGCCTGATGGCGGACGCCGGCCTGAGCGCGCCGCGCGTGCTGGCCTGGGACCAGCCGCTGGGCTTCATGCTGCTGAGCGACCTGGGCGCGCAGACCATGCTCGACGTGATCGCGCCGCCCGCCGCCGTCGATGCCCGCGTCGAGGCAACGCCAGCGCACTTTGACCTCTACATGCAGGCGGTGGACGTGCTGGTGCAGTGGCAGCTGGCGTCCAAACCCGGCGTGCTGCCGCCCTACGACGACGCGCTGCTGTCGCGCGAACTGGCGCTGTTCCCCGAGTGGTATGTCGGCAAGCACCGGGGGTTTGCGCTGGACGCAGGCTTGACCAGCAAGCTGGAGCCGCTGTTTGCGCAGATCAAGGCCAGCAACCTGCAGTCGCTCGACGGCGCGCGCGTCTATGTGCACCGCGACTTCATGCCGCGCAACCTGATGGTCGATCAGAACGGCGACCTGGGCGTGCTCGACTTCCAGGACGCGGTCTATGGTCCGATCACCTACGACATCGCCAGCCTGATGCGCGATGCGTTTTTAAGCTGGGAAGAGGAGTTCGTGCTCGACATCACCGTGCGCTACTGGCAAAGGGCGCGCAAGGCCGGCCTGCCGGTCGGCGACGATTTCGGCGAGTTTTACCGCGCGGTCGAATGGATGGGCCTGCAGCGCCACCTCAAGGTGCTCGGGATTTTTGCGCGCCTGACGCTGCGCGACGGCAAGCCCAAGTACCTGGCCGACACGCCGCGCTTCATCCGGTACGCCCGCGCGACCTGCGCCAGATACCGCCAGCTCGGGCCGCTGATGGTGCTGCTCGACGAGATCGAAGGCAACGAAACCCGCGTGGGGTACACATTTTGA
- a CDS encoding 16S rRNA (uracil(1498)-N(3))-methyltransferase translates to MSARFYADVALAAGTSISLPEQTARHVQVLRLQPGERITLFNGRGNGEPGSEGEFDATVERMGRSDVDVTIGAWTATAREAARAIHLVVGMPANDRMDWLIEKATELGAASIQPVMSERSVLRLKAERADKKVAHWRGIAIASSEQCGRNRVPLIHEVATLGEWLKKSTVETDATANTANTGMRLLLSLQDGSRPLAQAVASTALTSFTFLNGPEGGLSPAEEAAAIACGFSPVTLGPRVLRAETAPLACLSLLTLTR, encoded by the coding sequence GTGAGCGCGCGCTTTTATGCCGACGTGGCACTCGCCGCCGGAACGTCCATCAGCCTGCCCGAGCAGACCGCCCGCCATGTGCAGGTGCTGCGCCTGCAGCCGGGCGAGCGCATCACGCTCTTCAATGGCCGGGGCAATGGCGAACCCGGCAGCGAAGGCGAATTCGACGCCACCGTCGAGCGCATGGGCCGCAGCGACGTGGACGTGACCATTGGCGCCTGGACCGCCACCGCCCGCGAGGCGGCGCGCGCCATCCACCTGGTCGTCGGCATGCCGGCCAACGACCGCATGGATTGGCTGATCGAAAAAGCCACCGAACTCGGCGCGGCCAGCATCCAGCCGGTGATGAGCGAGCGCAGCGTGCTGCGCCTGAAAGCCGAGCGCGCCGACAAGAAGGTCGCGCACTGGCGCGGCATTGCCATCGCATCGAGCGAACAGTGCGGACGCAACCGGGTGCCGCTGATCCACGAGGTGGCCACGCTGGGCGAATGGCTGAAGAAAAGCACGGTGGAAACCGATGCCACCGCCAACACCGCCAACACCGGCATGCGGCTGCTGCTGTCGCTGCAGGACGGCAGCCGCCCGCTGGCCCAAGCCGTCGCCAGCACCGCACTGACCTCCTTCACGTTTCTCAATGGCCCGGAAGGCGGCCTGAGCCCGGCCGAGGAAGCCGCCGCCATCGCCTGCGGCTTCAGCCCCGTCACGCTCGGGCCGCGCGTGCTGCGCGCCGAAACCGCGCCGCTGGCCTGCCTGTCGCTGCTGACGCTGACGCGCTGA
- a CDS encoding amidohydrolase family protein: MFSDLSKTAVDTHFHVFKAGIAQAGARYAPAYDAPFSSWQAQARPLGVGRGVLVQTSFMGSDNTQLVTELDRWPGILRGVAVLEPDATPQTLQPLHRAGVRGIRLNLAGVSHALSEWARAAPLWDALGSLGWHLELHTDIGRLPEVLAQLPGEMPLVIDHMGKPEAISADDATVRALTDRARRSNVHLKLSGAYRLGGLNPGELSRLWLGELGAGRLLWGSDWPCTNHESLADYPMLLKSLHGWLGDEAVIEAVLSTNPRRLYWAD; encoded by the coding sequence ATGTTTTCTGATTTGTCAAAAACCGCCGTCGATACGCATTTCCATGTCTTCAAGGCGGGCATCGCCCAGGCCGGAGCGCGCTACGCGCCGGCTTATGACGCACCGTTTTCAAGCTGGCAAGCCCAGGCCAGGCCGCTGGGCGTGGGTCGCGGCGTACTGGTCCAGACCAGTTTCATGGGCAGCGACAACACCCAGCTGGTTACTGAACTGGACCGATGGCCAGGCATCTTGCGGGGCGTCGCGGTGCTTGAGCCGGATGCGACACCTCAAACGCTGCAGCCATTGCACCGGGCCGGCGTGCGCGGAATCCGGCTGAACCTGGCTGGCGTTTCGCATGCATTGAGCGAATGGGCGAGGGCCGCCCCGCTGTGGGATGCACTGGGGTCGCTGGGCTGGCATCTGGAGCTGCACACCGACATCGGCCGCTTGCCGGAGGTGCTTGCGCAGCTGCCCGGCGAGATGCCGTTGGTCATTGACCACATGGGAAAGCCTGAGGCGATCTCGGCTGATGACGCAACGGTGCGGGCCTTGACTGACCGCGCCCGGCGCAGCAACGTGCATCTCAAGCTCAGTGGCGCCTACCGGCTGGGCGGATTGAATCCTGGCGAACTGTCGCGCCTGTGGCTCGGCGAGCTGGGCGCCGGCCGCCTGCTGTGGGGCAGCGACTGGCCTTGCACGAACCACGAATCGCTGGCGGACTATCCCATGCTGCTGAAGTCGCTGCACGGGTGGCTGGGCGATGAAGCTGTCATCGAGGCGGTACTGTCCACCAACCCCCGGCGCCTGTATTGGGCTGATTGA